The Pelobates fuscus isolate aPelFus1 chromosome 2, aPelFus1.pri, whole genome shotgun sequence genome has a segment encoding these proteins:
- the LOC134585862 gene encoding large ribosomal subunit protein eL28-like, with protein MSAHLQWMVIRNSSSFLIKRNNQVYSTEPNNLKAQNSFRYNGLIHRKTVGVELAADGKGVVVILKKRAGQRKPATSYEKITINKNSRATLSSLRHIIRKNNYRKDLRMAALRRASAILKSQKPVVVKKKRTRTAKTA; from the coding sequence ATGTCTGCTCACTTGCAATGGATGGTTATTCGAAACTCCTCAAGTTTCCTTATCAAGAGGAATAATCAAGTTTATAGCACGGAACCGAACAACCTTAAGGCTCAGAACTCATTCAGGTACAATGGCCTAATCCACAGGAAAACTGTTGGTGTAGAACTTGCTGCTGATGGAAAGGGAGTAGTTGTCATTCTGAAAAAGCGTGCAGGTCAACGCAAACCTGCTACATCCTATGAAAAAATAACCATCAACAAGAACTCCCGTGCTACTTTAAGCAGCTTGCGCCACATTATCCGCAAGAATAACTACAGGAAGGACCTCCGCATGGCTGCTCTCAGACGTGCAAGTGCTATCCTAAAAAGTCAGAAACCTGTTGTGGTGAAAAAGAAGCGCACCCGAACTGCCAAGACTGCATAA